In Camelina sativa cultivar DH55 chromosome 16, Cs, whole genome shotgun sequence, a single window of DNA contains:
- the LOC104749314 gene encoding uncharacterized protein LOC104749314: MDSYYVGYLDSEETHFLESCSLCRKTLSINSDIFMYRGDMAFCSQECRQEQIEYDEIKSKSWRKNSSSSSGSSLWKSSDPKDSVACETIRTKTLIMA, from the exons ATGGATTCGTATTACGTTGGGTATTTGGACAGCGAGGAGACACACTTTCTAGAATCTTGCTCTCTTTGTCGCAAAACCCTTTCTATCAACTCTGACATTTTCATGTACAG aggAGACATGGCATTCTGTAGCCAAGAGTGTAGGCAAGAACAGATTGAATATGATGAAATTAAATCAAAGAGCTGGAGAAAAAACTCGTCGTCGTCTTCCGGATCATCTCTCTGGAAATCGTCTGATCCGAAAGATTCTGTCGCCTGTGAAACCATACGGACAAAAACTCTCATCATGGCTTAA
- the LOC104749316 gene encoding uncharacterized protein LOC104749316: MASTFTVPKPFLSLPIKTNASSLPHQTSLLGFRRNSIRINAVSTKWEPAKVVPQADRVLVRLELPSEKSSGGVLLPKSAVKFERYLTGEVVSVGSEVGEVGPGKKVVFYERL, from the exons ATGGCTTCTACTTTTACTGTACCTAAACCCTTCTTGTCTCTTCCCATCAAAACCAATGCTTCTTCTCTACCTCACCAGACGAGCCTTCTCG GATTTCGAAGAAATTCCATAAGAATTAACGCCGTTTCCACCAAATGGGAACCGGCAAAG GTTGTTCCACAAGCAGACAGAGTCCTTGTCCGTCTTGAATTGCCTTCTGAG AAATCCTCAGGTGGAGTACTGTTGCCTAAATCAGCTGTGAAATTCGAGAGGTACCTAACAGGCGAG GTTGTCTCTGTTGGGTCTGAGGTCGGGGAAGTAGGACCTGGCAAGAAG gTTGTGTTCTATGAGCGCCTATGA